From Campylobacter showae:
GATATGGCGCAAGATGCCTCGCTTTAGGTCGCTCTCGCCGCCGTAAAAGTCCAAAAACGAGCCGTCAAAGATATTTATCATCATCGCGTTTACGGTAAAGTCTCGGCGCAAAGACGCCGCGCGCTCGTCGTCCGCATAGGCGACCTCAAATGCTTTATGCCCCTCGCCGGTTTTGTTTTCGGTTCGCGGCAAAGAAAGGTCGAAATTTTTAAATTTATAAACGAAGTAGTTTTTGCCCACGCCGTAAGCGCCGATTTGCGCCATCAGCGCGTCAAATTTAGCCGGGTCGATACCGTAAATTTCAACGTCAAAGTCGGAGATTTTTTTACCGAGCATCGCGTCGCGAACGCAGCCCCCGACGATATACGCGCGCTTGGTGTAGGGTGCTAGAAAATCTCGCAGCCATTTTAGATTTTTATTTTTGCAAATTTTCGAGCCGATTTTCGACATTTGCCAGCACGAATTCTAAAAATTTAAGCGTTAGCGAGAGCCTGTCTTTTAGGTTTTCCTCGCTGGTCGCGTTTAGCCCTTCAAAAAGCACCAAAATGCGCTCTTTTAGGTTTTTTAGAAATATCTCCTCGCCCGTAAAATTCGCAACCTCGACCTCAAAGGCTTTTTGCGGCGCGGCGGTCAGGTCGGACTCCTGGACGGCGTCAAATTTCGCCGCCGTTTTTTGCGAATTTCCCGCACTATCCAAAGCCGCCTCAAACTCGCTAGCCTCGTCCGCTACGCTTATCTCGCCGACTAAATTTGCAAGGCCCGCGGCATTGGTCAAATTTACGTCGCCGCTTGATACGGGCGTATTTGTTAAATTTATCCCGTCTTTAGTTTCGTTTGTCTCTTGCAATACGTCCTGTTTTTCGCGCGCGGCGTCCATTCGCTCTAGCTCCATCGCCACCTCGTCTATCGCCATTTTCGCTATTTCTTCTAGTTTCATAGTTTTATCAGCCACCTTTTAAATTCGGTTATTTCTTCGTCGGTTTTCATTTTGATGAAAAAGTCTCGCATCTGCTCGTTTACGCCCGTTTTTTTCCTGCTAAGGCCGCTTAGACGCCTTATCGCGGCGATCGCAGCGGCGTTTGTCGGCTCGCGCTTTAGGATGTTTTTATAAACTATCAGCGCATCGTCTTTTAGACCTTGAGCCTCGTAGATTAGGGCTTCTGTGATAGTATTTTTCATTTTTTTATTAGCGAGGCGATGATGCCGCCCATCTCGCTCGTAGAGCAAATTTCTTTAGCGCCAAACTCCGCTATATCCTTCGTCCTATATCCTTGTGCGAGAGCCGCTTTTACGGCGTTTTCGATCGCTTTTGCCGCCTCGTTTTCGCCAAATGAATACCTAAGCATCATCGCAGCGCTTAGTATAGTAGCGACCGGGTTTGCGATGCCCTGCCCCGCGATATCAGGCGCGCTACCGTGGATAGGCTCGTAGATGCCTACCTTGCCTCCGATGCTGGCGCTTGGCAGGAGCCCTATCGAGCCGCACACCATGCTAGCTTCGTCGCTTAGGATATCGCCGAAGAGATTTTCCGTCAAAATCACGTCAAATTTGCTAGGCGCGCGCACGAGCTGCATCGCCGCGTTATCGACGTACATAAACTCCAAATTTACCTCCGGATAGCTCTTTGCTACCTCGCTCGTAACTTCGCGCCAGAGCTGACTGGTCTCTAGTACGTTTGCCTTATCGACCATGCAGACGCGTTTTTTGCGCTTCATCGCGGTTTCAAACCCGACCTTCGCGATGCGCTCGATCTCCTCGCTCGTGTAGGTCATAGTGTTGTAGGCGCTGTTTTCTTTTTTCTCGCGCGGCTGACCGAAGTATATCCCGCCGGTTAGCTCGCGAACCACGATAAAATCGACACCCTGAAGGACTGATGGCTTTAGCGTGCTAGCGTCCACCAGCTCGTCAAATATCATCGCAGGGCGCAAATTTGCATACGCGCCAAGCTCTTTTCGCAGCTTCAAAAGTCCGCTTTCAGGGCGTAGATGGCGCGGCACGCCGTCCCATTTAGGCCCGCCTATGGCGCCAAAAAGCACCGCGTCCGAGTTTAGCGCGCCGTTTAGCGTCTCGCTAGGCAAAGGCTCGCCAAACACGTCGATCGCTGCGCCGCCCATCAAGTAATAGTTATAGCTAAGCTCTAAACCAAACTCCGCGCTAGCCGCATCTAGCGCCTTTATCGCCTCGTCAACTATCTCAGGGCCGATGCCGTCGCCTTTTATCACTGCGATATTATAAATTTTAGCCATTTTATATCCTTGTTTTTGCGTATTCTATGAGGCCGCCGCTTTTTAAAAGCTCTTGCATAAATGGCGGTATCGGGCTAAATTTATACTCTTTGCCGCTCGTTAAATTTACGACCGCGCCGTTATCCACGTCGATTTTTAGTTCGTCGCCTGCGTTTATCTCGTCTGTTTCTTTGATTTCTAGTATCAAAAGCCCTGTGTTAAAGCTGTTTCTATAAAAAATTCTAGCAAAACTCTTAGCTATCACGGCTCCTATGCCAGCAGCCTTAAGCGCCAAAGGAGCGTGCTCGCGCGAGCTGCCGCAGCCGAAATTTTCGCCCGCTACGATGACGTCGCCCGCAGAGATTTTTTTGCTAAACTCAGGATCGGCGTCCTCCATGATGTGAGTGGCCAAGATTTTCTCGTCGGAGGTGTTGAGATAGCGCGCGGCTATGATGATGTCGGTGTCGATATTGTCGCCGAATTTCCAGACTTTTGCTTGTTTCATGATTCGCCTTAAGATTAAATTTGGGCGATTTTATCCAAAAGAAGCTAAATAAACAATCAAAACTCGGCACCTAGCGGTTAGAACGTCTAAATTTAAGATTAAATTTCAGCGCTTCCGCTTGTGAGTCAAATTTTAAATTTTATATAAAAACAAGCTCGCCGAGCAGGGAATTTAATAAACCGCATAAATTTTGAGCGACTAGAAAAGCCGGGTTTCAGAGCGGCGGGATCGCGGTTAAATTTGATTTGGAGGAAGGACGAGATATCGCTAGGATACTCGTCCGTAGATTTTTTGTTTTTACGTTTTGTTAACCGTTAAAATAAAACCACCGCTGCCGTTAGATAGCCCCAAAGCACGGCTCCGATAGCCATAGTTACGTGAGTTACTGCAGAATCTTTCATCTTTTTCTCCTTTATTTTTGGAGAATTATAATGACCTTTTGTGTCCTCAATATGTCCTTTGTATGACTTTTTAAAATTTCGCTTGAGATTTTCGCTTATTCCATCAAATTTACGGCAAATTCGGTTTCGTCGCTCGCGTCAAATTAATTTTTTCGTCAAATTTCGCTCCCGCAAGTCAAATTTGCCGCGTGCCCCACCATCCCCGATAGCTAAATTCGCCCGCTAAAAAGCGCAAATTTAATCAAATTTAGCCGCGGTTTTCTCAAATTTTACGTGCGTTTGGGATTTTCACACTCACGGTCGTGCCGCGTCCTGGCTCGCTTTCGTAGCTTATCTCGCCGCCTAAAAGATGAACGATACGACGCACGATAGATAGCCCCAGGCCGCTACCTTTGCCCTTGTGCGACTCCTCGCATTGATAAAATTTATCGTAGATTTTTTCTAGCTTTTTTGCCTCGATGCCCGCCCCCTCGTCGCTAATGCGCACGACAAGCCCGCCGCCCTCTTCGCAGCAGCTCACGCCGACGTCCGCAGCCGAGTACTTTAGCGCGTTATCCATCAAATTTAGCCAAATTTGCGCTAGCATCGAGGCGTTGCTTCGCACAGTTACGGCGGCTAGATCCAGATCAAACTCACGCCCATCGTACTTTTGCATCAGCATTGCCGTAGCCTTTCGTAGCTGCTCGTCTACGCGCACGTTTTCGTCTAAATTTACGCCCGCCTGGCTATCTAGCCGCGAGAGCAGCAGCATATCCTCGCACAGCCTGCTTAGCGCGCCTGCCTGCTCTTTTATGAGGTCTAGATACTCGTTTCTGCGCGCCTCGTCCGTCTCGTCCTGTGCGATCTCGCAGTAGCCGCTGATGACGCTTAGAGGCGTTTTTAGCTCGTGCGAGACGTTTGAAATGAAATCCTTTTGCATGTAGTCCATTTTTTCCAGCGCCGCCGCGGTCAAATTTATATTTGCCGCCAGCTCGTCTAGCTCGTGCAGGTATTCGCTATCCGCGCCGCGCTTGCAGTTTTTGCGCGCGACCCTAACGGCAAAGTCGCCTCTAGCGATCTTACCGGCTGCTAGTCTAAAGCTCTCGACGTATCTCAAAAAATACGCCGTTACGGCATAAAATATCGCTCCACCCGCGCCCATCACGATCGCGCAAAAGCTGATAATGCCCCAAAACATCCCAAGCTTCATCTCAAATATCCGCTCGTAAGCTATGATCGCCGCCGACGCCGCGACGCAAAGCACGCAAAAGACGAAGATAAACATCGCCGCCGTGTATGTTTTTAAGCTGATTAGGTATTTTTTCTTATTTTGCGTAGTATTCATATTTTATTTCCGTTTTTTTATATAGACCGATCTCTTTTATGTCGCCGTTTTCGTAGTATTTGTCCGCGGGCTTAAATTTGACCGAGGTTTTACGCGTCAAATTTCCCCGCTCGTCCCTGCTTATATCCTTAAACTGCAAGATTTGCCCGATTTTTGCCTCAGAGCCGAAGTAATTTACCGACGTATACTCCATCTCGTCGCCGTTTGCGGCGTAGTAATAAACCCATTTTGAGTTCGGGGCTTGCGTGATTTTTTCGTATTCGCCGTTTGGCTTGCGCTCGAAGCTTATCTCTATGCCGTGGCGCGGCTCCATATTATTTTCTATCCGCGTTAAAACGCCATTTTCGTCGTAGATATAGCTATCGTCCGTCACTAGCGTCCCGCCGGAATACGCCGCCCGAGCGATCATTTTGCCGTCCTTGCCGTAGGTAATTTTCTCCGTGCGCGGGTAAAATCTATCCTCCACGTGCTGCTCTTTGGCCGTCGAGACTAAATTTTCGCCGTCAAATTCGTATTCGTAGAGATAAACGGCGCTATCTTGATATTTTTTGCGGATTAGCCCGTCTTTGCCGTATTCAAACAAAACCGAGCCGTTTGGTACGCCGTTTATGTGCTCGGTTTCTTGCACTATATAGCCGTTTTCATTAAACTCCGTCCGCTTTACGCGCGTATTTTCTAGTGCGCCGTAGCCGTCTATAGAGTATTCGTACTCCGTAGCCGTCATGCTTTTGACCTCGCCTTTTAGATCCTTTTTGCTCCAGTCGCTTTGCGGTAAAACGGCCGAGTTTAGATAGCAAACCGCCGATACCGCCGCTAAAATAGCTTTTAAAATTTTCACTTTATCTTCCCCGCCCCTCACTCGTAAATTTCGCCCTTATAGCCGATACCGCGCACCGTAGCTATCTCAAAGTCCGTGCAGCCTTCTAGCTTGCGGCGTAGCTTTTTTACGTGCGTATCGACCGCGCGCTCGTCGCTATCCGTGTCGTAGCCCCAGATTTCTTGCATGATTTCTAGTCGAGTGAAAATTTTGCCCGGGTTTGAGAGTAGTAAAAAGAGTAGATAAAACTCCTTTGGCGCGAGCTCCACGACCTCGCCGCCGATTTTTAGGCTAAGGGCCGCATAGTCAAGCTCTGAGTTTTTAAACCTCAGCCGCTTGCCGCTAGCGATTTTGGCTCGGCGCAAAAGCGCGTTTATGCGTAGCGTCATTTCCTTTAAATTTACGGGCTTGCTCATGTAGTCGTCCGCCCCCGTGACAAAGCCCTTCTCCATACCCTCCATGCCGCTTTTTGCCGTTATCATGAGCACCGGCAGCGACTCGTCTAGCAGCTTGATTTGCTTGGTTAGCTCATATCCGCTAAGCCCTGGCATCATGATATCGGTGATCACAAGGTCGGCACGCTCGCTCTCTAGCAGCTTTATAGCCTGCTCTCCGTCAAAAGCCGCAAGCGGCGAAAAGCCCTCCTGAGCGAGCTTTAGGCAGATTATTTTATTTAAATTTTCGTCATCCTCGGCGACTAAAATTTTAAACATTTATTTTCCTTAAATTTGCCCCAAATTTAACGGGCAAGGCGATAATTTTTGTCCTATTTTATCAAATTTAACTAGAAATGGGCTGGTAAATTTAGCGAAGCATCATCAAAACGCCGATAGCGCAGATGATAACGGCTGTAAAAATCTCCAAAAGTCGCAGGCGGGTTTGCAAAAATTTCTTTAGTATCGCACCGCCAAGAGCATAGATGCTAAGCGAGCAAAACTCGATAAAAACGAGCATAACGGTGATAGAAAATATACGAGGCAAGCTAAAAGGATCGTTCGCGTCCAAAAAAGTCGGCAGCAAAGCCGATAGAAAAATCCATGTCTTTGGGTTTGAGATGCAGACTACGGCGCCGTTTATAAACATCTGCTTTTTGCTCGGCAGCTGCGATACCATCGTTATACTAAGCTGCCCTTTGCTAAAAAACAGCATAGCGCCAAGATATAGTAGATAAAGTCCTGCGATGACGTTTAAAACCTTAAACGCGAAACTATAATGCGCCAAAACTGCGCCAACGCCTAGCATACAGCAAATCCCCACGAATGCTAAAGATGTGAGCTGTCCTGCCATCATCGGTAGCGCGCGCACGTAGCCCAGACTCATGCCGATACTCATCGCGTAGGCCATGTTGATACCGGGCATCAGGCTAATCGGAAAAAATGTAACGATAAAAAGCAGGTAGTTCATAGTGGGCCTTAAATTTTGAAG
This genomic window contains:
- a CDS encoding CiaD-like domain-containing protein, with translation MKLEEIAKMAIDEVAMELERMDAAREKQDVLQETNETKDGINLTNTPVSSGDVNLTNAAGLANLVGEISVADEASEFEAALDSAGNSQKTAAKFDAVQESDLTAAPQKAFEVEVANFTGEEIFLKNLKERILVLFEGLNATSEENLKDRLSLTLKFLEFVLANVENRLENLQK
- the leuB gene encoding 3-isopropylmalate dehydrogenase, with product MAKIYNIAVIKGDGIGPEIVDEAIKALDAASAEFGLELSYNYYLMGGAAIDVFGEPLPSETLNGALNSDAVLFGAIGGPKWDGVPRHLRPESGLLKLRKELGAYANLRPAMIFDELVDASTLKPSVLQGVDFIVVRELTGGIYFGQPREKKENSAYNTMTYTSEEIERIAKVGFETAMKRKKRVCMVDKANVLETSQLWREVTSEVAKSYPEVNLEFMYVDNAAMQLVRAPSKFDVILTENLFGDILSDEASMVCGSIGLLPSASIGGKVGIYEPIHGSAPDIAGQGIANPVATILSAAMMLRYSFGENEAAKAIENAVKAALAQGYRTKDIAEFGAKEICSTSEMGGIIASLIKK
- a CDS encoding 3-isopropylmalate dehydratase small subunit, which produces MKQAKVWKFGDNIDTDIIIAARYLNTSDEKILATHIMEDADPEFSKKISAGDVIVAGENFGCGSSREHAPLALKAAGIGAVIAKSFARIFYRNSFNTGLLILEIKETDEINAGDELKIDVDNGAVVNLTSGKEYKFSPIPPFMQELLKSGGLIEYAKTRI
- a CDS encoding sensor histidine kinase, translating into MNTTQNKKKYLISLKTYTAAMFIFVFCVLCVAASAAIIAYERIFEMKLGMFWGIISFCAIVMGAGGAIFYAVTAYFLRYVESFRLAAGKIARGDFAVRVARKNCKRGADSEYLHELDELAANINLTAAALEKMDYMQKDFISNVSHELKTPLSVISGYCEIAQDETDEARRNEYLDLIKEQAGALSRLCEDMLLLSRLDSQAGVNLDENVRVDEQLRKATAMLMQKYDGREFDLDLAAVTVRSNASMLAQIWLNLMDNALKYSAADVGVSCCEEGGGLVVRISDEGAGIEAKKLEKIYDKFYQCEESHKGKGSGLGLSIVRRIVHLLGGEISYESEPGRGTTVSVKIPNARKI
- a CDS encoding response regulator transcription factor, encoding MFKILVAEDDENLNKIICLKLAQEGFSPLAAFDGEQAIKLLESERADLVITDIMMPGLSGYELTKQIKLLDESLPVLMITAKSGMEGMEKGFVTGADDYMSKPVNLKEMTLRINALLRRAKIASGKRLRFKNSELDYAALSLKIGGEVVELAPKEFYLLFLLLSNPGKIFTRLEIMQEIWGYDTDSDERAVDTHVKKLRRKLEGCTDFEIATVRGIGYKGEIYE
- a CDS encoding LysE family translocator encodes the protein MNYLLFIVTFFPISLMPGINMAYAMSIGMSLGYVRALPMMAGQLTSLAFVGICCMLGVGAVLAHYSFAFKVLNVIAGLYLLYLGAMLFFSKGQLSITMVSQLPSKKQMFINGAVVCISNPKTWIFLSALLPTFLDANDPFSLPRIFSITVMLVFIEFCSLSIYALGGAILKKFLQTRLRLLEIFTAVIICAIGVLMMLR